A stretch of the Sorangium aterium genome encodes the following:
- a CDS encoding glutathione binding-like protein, translating to MKLYFAPLACSLATRIALYEAGAEASYVEVDLKTKRTVGGADYHAIHPLGFVPALEIEGGEILAENAAILQLVADRFPKAELAPRDPLGRARLQQWLGFIGSELHKAVYSPLLNKTAAPEVKAYALAGAPRRLGWVAERLEGREFLLDRFSVADAYLFAVLNWSVVTPIDLNSWPALAAYHARLHGRPSVARAFAEEREGYFREQARHAKAAEAVDAPAPNG from the coding sequence ATGAAGCTCTATTTCGCTCCGCTCGCATGTTCTCTCGCCACGCGCATCGCCTTGTACGAGGCCGGCGCGGAGGCCTCGTATGTGGAGGTCGACCTGAAGACGAAGCGGACCGTGGGGGGCGCCGATTACCATGCGATCCACCCGCTCGGGTTCGTCCCTGCGCTCGAGATCGAAGGAGGCGAGATCCTCGCCGAGAACGCGGCGATCCTTCAGCTCGTGGCGGATCGGTTCCCGAAGGCGGAGCTCGCGCCGCGGGATCCGCTCGGCCGGGCGCGCCTCCAGCAGTGGCTCGGCTTCATCGGGAGCGAGCTCCACAAGGCGGTCTACAGCCCGCTGCTGAACAAGACGGCCGCGCCCGAGGTCAAGGCCTATGCGCTGGCCGGGGCGCCGCGCCGCCTCGGCTGGGTGGCCGAACGGCTCGAAGGGCGGGAGTTCCTGCTCGACCGCTTCTCGGTCGCCGACGCGTACCTCTTCGCGGTGCTCAACTGGTCCGTGGTCACGCCGATCGACCTGAACTCCTGGCCGGCGCTCGCCGCGTACCATGCGCGCCTCCACGGACGTCCCAGCGTGGCGCGCGCCTTCGCCGAGGAGCGGGAGGGCTACTTCCGGGAGCAAGCGCGGCACGCGAAGGCCGCCGAGGCCGTCGACGCGCCGGCGCCGAACGGTTGA
- a CDS encoding LysR family transcriptional regulator, translating to MSRIPPPPAPPAIGPRPQLEIRDLELVLSLAAAGSTAGAASAMHITQSAVSRALAQAEERVGALLFERTARGVTPTAAGERLIAGAGLVLAQLRELEREVAAPVAATTRVRLVCECYTAYRWLPSAMTSLRRRLPRLEIVLAVEHTHDPVSALVRGDIDVALLTTSSLPSDREAGCALVERPLFSDEIIFVLSTSHPLAGRASLTRDHLREGPLITPNATPAEARWFMSAVFGRQRPKIELLRFPLTEAVVDAARAGMGIATLSEWVAEAYLSSGDLVVKRLSSGPLRRPWRIAFRRAFADAAERLIAALESSAPRLYTRAG from the coding sequence GTGTCACGCATACCGCCTCCCCCTGCGCCTCCTGCCATCGGACCGCGGCCTCAGCTCGAGATCCGCGATCTGGAGCTCGTGCTCTCGCTGGCGGCCGCCGGGAGCACGGCCGGCGCCGCCTCGGCGATGCACATCACGCAGTCCGCCGTGAGCCGGGCGCTCGCCCAGGCGGAGGAGCGGGTCGGCGCGCTCCTCTTCGAGCGCACCGCGCGCGGGGTCACGCCGACGGCCGCGGGTGAGCGGCTCATCGCGGGGGCCGGGCTCGTCCTCGCGCAGCTCCGGGAGCTCGAGCGAGAGGTCGCGGCGCCGGTCGCCGCGACGACGCGCGTCCGCCTCGTGTGCGAGTGCTACACGGCGTACCGCTGGCTGCCCTCCGCGATGACGAGCCTCCGGCGCAGGCTGCCCCGCCTCGAGATCGTGCTCGCGGTCGAGCACACCCACGATCCGGTCTCCGCGCTCGTCCGGGGGGACATCGACGTCGCGCTGCTCACCACGTCGTCCCTGCCGAGCGACCGCGAGGCGGGTTGCGCGCTCGTGGAGCGGCCGCTCTTCTCGGACGAGATCATCTTCGTGCTCTCGACCTCGCACCCGCTCGCGGGGCGGGCTTCGCTCACGCGCGACCACCTCCGCGAGGGCCCGCTGATCACGCCGAACGCGACGCCGGCCGAGGCGCGCTGGTTCATGAGCGCCGTCTTCGGACGGCAGCGGCCCAAGATCGAGCTCCTGCGGTTCCCGCTCACGGAGGCCGTTGTCGACGCGGCGCGCGCCGGGATGGGGATCGCGACCCTCTCGGAATGGGTGGCGGAAGCCTATCTCAGCAGCGGCGACCTGGTGGTCAAACGGCTCTCGAGCGGCCCGCTCCGCCGGCCCTGGCGGATCGCGTTCCGGCGCGCGTTCGCCGACGCCGCGGAGCGCCTGATCGCCGCCCTCGAGAGCTCGGCGCCGCGGCTCTACACGCGCGCCGGGTGA
- the argC gene encoding N-acetyl-gamma-glutamyl-phosphate reductase, whose translation MHRVFIDGQEGTTGLQIRERLQGRRDLQLLEIDPDRRKDPAARRALINEADVLITCLPDDAARESIGWIENPRTRVIDPSTAHRTADGWVYGFPELRPGQREAVRGARRVAVPGCHATGFLALVAPLVEQGLLPRDARVIAHSLTGYSGGGRKMIQAYEQADGARREQLRGPRPYGLTMQHKHLPEMQAIAGLDRSPLFQPVVGDFYKGMLVSVPLFADALARPATPAAVHELYASYYAGEPFIRVMPLGGQGALEDGYLGALECNDTNRLDVFVFGKPDQILVVARLDNLGKGASGAAVQNLNLMLGAPEATGLD comes from the coding sequence ATGCATCGGGTGTTCATCGACGGGCAGGAAGGTACGACGGGGCTCCAGATCCGCGAGCGGCTGCAGGGCCGCCGCGACCTCCAGCTGCTCGAGATCGACCCGGACCGCCGCAAGGACCCGGCGGCGCGCCGCGCGCTGATCAACGAGGCGGATGTGCTCATCACGTGCCTGCCCGACGACGCCGCCCGCGAATCCATCGGGTGGATCGAGAACCCGAGGACGCGCGTCATCGATCCGAGCACCGCGCACCGCACGGCCGACGGGTGGGTGTACGGCTTCCCGGAGCTCCGCCCCGGCCAGCGCGAGGCCGTCCGCGGCGCGCGGCGCGTCGCCGTCCCCGGGTGCCACGCGACCGGGTTCCTCGCGCTCGTGGCGCCGCTCGTCGAGCAGGGGCTCCTTCCCAGGGACGCCCGCGTGATCGCGCACTCGCTCACCGGCTACAGCGGCGGCGGGCGCAAGATGATCCAGGCCTACGAGCAGGCCGACGGGGCGCGCCGCGAGCAGCTCCGCGGCCCGCGCCCGTACGGGCTCACGATGCAGCACAAGCACCTGCCGGAGATGCAGGCGATCGCCGGCCTCGACAGGTCGCCCCTGTTCCAGCCGGTCGTGGGCGACTTCTACAAAGGCATGCTCGTCTCGGTGCCCCTGTTCGCGGACGCCCTGGCGCGGCCGGCGACGCCCGCCGCGGTCCACGAGCTCTACGCGTCCTATTACGCCGGCGAGCCGTTCATCCGGGTGATGCCGCTCGGCGGCCAGGGCGCGCTGGAGGACGGCTATCTCGGCGCGCTGGAGTGCAACGACACGAACCGACTCGACGTGTTCGTGTTCGGCAAGCCGGACCAGATCCTGGTCGTGGCGCGCCTCGACAACCTCGGCAAAGGCGCCTCCGGCGCGGCGGTGCAGAACCTGAACCTGATGCTGGGCGCGCCGGAGGCCACCGGCCTCGACTGA